Below is a genomic region from Vitis riparia cultivar Riparia Gloire de Montpellier isolate 1030 chromosome 5, EGFV_Vit.rip_1.0, whole genome shotgun sequence.
ggggccccgcatatgtgattttatgactaattgattgattgattgattgatttaccatgcttgtttgatttattctgttccttaacatgcgcataattttatctattcatgattcactaatcctgttccatgatagcgcattcgcgactggaggaccaggtacgtatccactcatattttgttcattctttatacatgttttgattcccatatgtgcatgatcgcttcgagtattcattgattttctcattgattgccatgtcaacttcattttattagtagagacccgactttagggacttagaggggtgctacggtcgttaccgtaccttcccaataagtaacctgacccccgaacccgatctggtttttttcgtagatcaccttttccaaaataaggagtcgcacttagggttttctttcttattttgtttaccctttcaaaaataaaacgaaaataagtggcgactccaagtcattttcttaatcaataaaaaaatcatttttcaaattaaaatcgagctcaccattgagtgggaaacgcatgagccaaaGTGTGGGGTCCACACATAGCTATGCTCTCCTCACTGAGCGCTgtatttcttcacttttttatgACCATGCGTAAACAGGAGGATTACCTTGCAAAGCACTTGGTTTGGGCCTTTATTTTGACCATGATTGGCATGGGAGCAATGGCCATCACTTTCGCATCCGGCTTGTACGTCATTTTACCCCATTTCTCTGCCCTTTCATTTATCACTTGCATCCTCTGCTCTTGCTTTTTCCTCTCCTTTATATTGGAATATTCTCAAAATTGGAGAGGTATGATTTCGGGCATGCTTGGACTTAGAAGAATAACCTATCGGCtcagaaaaaaaatatcctCTTTATTTGATGCGTGTTCATTTTAAGGTCTGTTTGACTTTGACAAGAAAATGTGTAGATGAGGGCTCCCGAATCTTTGGATGAGCTCTTTTTTGAGAGGGAAGAGAACCCACTCATATTGAAAAAGAAGGGTCCTTAGCAAGGGAAGTTAAAACTATGCTCTACTGTCT
It encodes:
- the LOC117915028 gene encoding protein ACCELERATED CELL DEATH 6-like, encoding MREREREREREREYGESMTACNMILWGEEKDIMKQLIDDEESKEHNEKCIAALREQGQNHLIVSALITTVTFAAGFTLPGGYKDDNGKAILSKKAAFRAFVVADTIAMLSSLSAVFLHFFMTMRKQEDYLAKHLVWAFILTMIGMGAMAITFASGLYVILPHFSALSFITCILCSCFFLSFILEYSQNWRGMISGMLGLRRITYRLRKKISSLFDACSF